The Streptomyces puniciscabiei genome contains a region encoding:
- a CDS encoding glycoside hydrolase family 65 protein gives MITDRSYGVEPWAVRETALDLDVLAQSESVFALSNGHVGWRGNLDEGEPHGLPGSYLNGVHEVHPLPYAEAGYGYPESGQTVINVTNGKILRLLVDDEPFDLRYGRLVTHERVLDLRRGVLERTCEWTSPAGSTVRVRSTRLVSLTQRAVAAIAYEVQAVGGRSRVVIQSELVANETLPGPNGDPRAAMALQSPLEQEDHFASGGRLRLVHRTRRSGLRVAVAADHVVSGPERTTTRSESGTDMARLTVTSVLEPGQSLRVEKLVAHGWSGTRSLPAMADQVDAALAAAAHDGWQGLLADQRAFLDDFWARADVETEGDEQVQQAVRFALFHVLQAGARAEQRAIPAKGLTGSGYDGHAFWDTEMFVLPVLTHTAPTAVAEALRWRYNTLDEARERAAQLGLGGAAFPWRTIAGPEGSAYWPAGTAAFHVNAGIADAVVRYVEATGDTVFEREAGVELLVETARLWRSLGHHDAHGVFHIDGVTGPDEYSAVADDNTYTNLMARQNLLAAADAVERHPREAARLGVDEEESAAWRDAAEAMHIPYNDELRVHEQHAGFTRYQRWDFAGTRPDQYPLLLHFPYFDLYRKQVVKQADLVLAMYTCGDFFEKGHGEDGAQAAEGAEQIARNFAYYEPLTVRDSSLSACCQAVIAAQVGHLDLAWAYTTEAALMDLQDLEHNTRDGLHIASLAGTWMALVAGFGGMRRDGERLRFAPRLPERLSRLAFNVEFRGRRLRVDIGPDKATYALLEGAPLTLRHHGEPLTVSTDEPAVRAVPPVLRRPAPEQPLHRAPNGG, from the coding sequence GTGATCACCGACCGGTCGTACGGCGTGGAGCCGTGGGCTGTACGGGAGACCGCCCTCGATCTCGACGTCCTCGCCCAGAGCGAGTCGGTGTTCGCGCTGTCCAACGGGCATGTCGGCTGGCGCGGCAACCTCGACGAGGGCGAGCCGCACGGCCTGCCCGGCAGCTACCTCAACGGCGTCCACGAGGTGCACCCGCTGCCGTACGCGGAGGCCGGCTACGGCTACCCGGAGTCGGGCCAGACGGTCATCAACGTCACCAACGGCAAGATCCTCCGCCTGCTGGTGGACGACGAGCCGTTCGACCTGCGCTACGGCCGGCTCGTCACCCACGAGCGGGTCCTGGACCTGCGCCGTGGGGTGCTGGAGCGGACCTGCGAGTGGACCTCACCGGCGGGCTCCACGGTACGGGTGCGCTCGACCCGGCTGGTGTCGCTGACCCAGCGGGCGGTGGCCGCGATCGCCTACGAGGTCCAGGCCGTCGGCGGCCGCAGCCGGGTGGTGATCCAGTCCGAGCTGGTCGCCAACGAGACCCTGCCCGGGCCGAACGGCGACCCGCGCGCCGCCATGGCGCTGCAGTCGCCGCTGGAGCAGGAGGACCACTTCGCCTCCGGCGGCCGGCTGCGGCTGGTGCACCGCACCCGGCGCAGCGGCCTCAGGGTGGCCGTGGCCGCCGACCACGTCGTCAGCGGCCCCGAGCGCACCACCACCCGCAGCGAGAGCGGCACCGACATGGCCCGGCTGACGGTCACCTCCGTACTGGAGCCCGGGCAGAGCCTGCGGGTCGAGAAGCTGGTCGCCCACGGCTGGTCCGGCACCCGCTCGCTGCCCGCCATGGCCGACCAGGTCGACGCCGCGCTCGCCGCCGCCGCGCACGACGGCTGGCAGGGCCTGCTGGCGGACCAGCGGGCCTTCCTGGACGACTTCTGGGCCCGCGCCGACGTCGAGACGGAGGGCGACGAGCAGGTCCAACAGGCCGTCCGCTTCGCCCTGTTCCACGTCCTGCAGGCCGGGGCACGCGCCGAGCAGCGCGCCATCCCGGCGAAGGGCCTGACCGGCTCCGGCTACGACGGGCACGCCTTCTGGGACACCGAGATGTTCGTGCTGCCCGTGCTCACCCACACCGCCCCCACGGCGGTCGCCGAGGCGCTGCGCTGGCGGTACAACACCCTGGACGAGGCCCGCGAGCGAGCCGCCCAACTCGGGCTCGGCGGCGCCGCGTTCCCCTGGCGGACCATCGCGGGACCGGAGGGGTCGGCGTACTGGCCGGCCGGCACCGCCGCCTTCCATGTGAACGCCGGCATAGCCGACGCCGTGGTCCGGTACGTCGAGGCCACCGGCGACACCGTGTTCGAGCGCGAGGCCGGCGTGGAACTGCTCGTGGAGACGGCCCGGTTGTGGCGCTCGCTGGGCCACCACGACGCGCACGGCGTCTTCCACATCGACGGCGTCACCGGCCCCGACGAGTACAGCGCGGTCGCCGACGACAACACCTACACCAACCTCATGGCCCGGCAGAACCTGCTCGCCGCGGCCGACGCCGTCGAGCGCCACCCGCGCGAGGCGGCACGGCTCGGGGTGGACGAGGAGGAGAGCGCGGCCTGGCGGGACGCCGCCGAGGCCATGCACATCCCCTACAACGACGAACTCCGCGTCCACGAGCAGCACGCCGGGTTCACCCGCTACCAGCGGTGGGACTTCGCCGGCACCCGTCCCGACCAGTACCCGCTGCTGCTGCACTTCCCCTACTTCGACCTCTACCGCAAGCAGGTCGTCAAGCAGGCCGACCTGGTGCTGGCCATGTACACCTGCGGGGACTTCTTCGAGAAGGGACACGGCGAGGACGGCGCGCAGGCTGCGGAGGGCGCGGAGCAGATCGCCCGGAACTTCGCCTACTACGAGCCGCTGACCGTCCGGGACTCCTCCCTGTCGGCGTGCTGCCAGGCCGTCATCGCCGCCCAGGTGGGCCATCTCGACCTCGCCTGGGCCTACACCACCGAGGCGGCGCTGATGGATCTGCAGGACCTGGAGCACAACACCCGCGACGGGCTGCACATCGCCTCGCTGGCCGGTACCTGGATGGCGCTGGTGGCGGGCTTCGGCGGGATGCGCCGCGACGGCGAACGCCTTCGGTTCGCCCCCCGCCTGCCCGAGCGGCTGAGCCGGCTCGCCTTCAACGTGGAGTTCCGCGGCCGGCGGCTGCGGGTGGACATCGGCCCGGACAAGGCGACGTACGCGTTGCTGGAGGGGGCGCCGCTGACTCTGCGGCACCATGGGGAGCCGCTCACCGTGAGCACGGACGAGCCGGCGGTGCGGGCGGTGCCGCCGGTACTGCGCCGGCCGGCACCTGAGCAGCCGTTGCACCGGGCACCGAACGGCGGCTGA
- a CDS encoding M48 family metalloprotease, protein MRFDVYTPLVLSLLLSVAGPLIARRVAPALAARVLTSAAVLTAAATTWSLLLLAAALLGDAPPVIREAREDGHPVTDPVPGAIGLAACLALVAIAVRITRAVRAERRTRRALHRLCAGHPADTELVVAASEVPQAFAIPGRPGRILVTSGLLRALEPAERRVLLAHERAHLAHRHGPLVAAATLAAAADPLLGPVRKAVGFLVERWADEQAATTVGDRRTTARALARAALTAGPSRTACALHFTDRAVTRRIAALQTSPPPRLWPAAAAVLLLAALAALLAADATGDLLRQLSGALS, encoded by the coding sequence ATGAGGTTCGACGTGTACACCCCGCTGGTGCTGTCCCTGCTGCTGTCGGTGGCCGGCCCGCTGATCGCCCGCCGGGTCGCCCCGGCGCTCGCCGCGCGCGTGCTCACCTCGGCGGCCGTGCTGACGGCCGCGGCCACCACCTGGTCGCTGCTCCTGCTGGCCGCCGCGCTCCTCGGGGACGCCCCGCCGGTGATCCGCGAGGCCCGCGAGGACGGACATCCGGTGACGGATCCGGTGCCCGGGGCGATCGGCCTCGCCGCCTGCCTGGCCCTGGTGGCGATCGCCGTACGCATCACCCGGGCCGTACGCGCCGAGCGCCGCACCCGGCGGGCCCTGCACCGGCTGTGCGCGGGACACCCGGCGGACACCGAACTGGTCGTCGCCGCCTCCGAGGTGCCGCAGGCGTTCGCGATCCCGGGCCGGCCGGGCCGGATCCTGGTCACCTCGGGGCTGCTGCGCGCCCTCGAGCCCGCCGAGCGCCGGGTGCTCCTCGCCCACGAGCGCGCCCATCTCGCCCACCGGCACGGGCCGCTGGTCGCGGCGGCGACGCTCGCGGCGGCGGCCGACCCGCTGCTCGGCCCGGTGCGCAAGGCCGTCGGCTTCCTCGTGGAGCGGTGGGCCGACGAGCAGGCGGCGACGACGGTCGGCGACCGGCGCACCACCGCCCGCGCGCTGGCCCGGGCCGCACTCACCGCCGGCCCCTCCCGCACTGCCTGCGCCCTGCACTTCACCGACCGCGCGGTCACCCGCCGCATCGCGGCCCTGCAGACCAGCCCGCCCCCACGCCTGTGGCCGGCCGCGGCGGCCGTCCTCCTCCTGGCCGCCCTCGCCGCGCTGCTGGCCGCGGACGCGACGGGCGACCTGCTGCGGCAGCTGTCGGGCGCCCTGAGCTGA